TCGTAAACCGGTATTGGGGATGTTGATAACTAGTATTAGGGGTATCAATAACCGGGGCTGGGCGTATCGTAAACCTGGATTAGGGATATCGATAACCGGTATTAGAGATGCCAATAACTAGTATTAGTGGTATCGATAACCGGTATTAGGGATGTCAATAACTGGGATTAGGCGTATCGTAAACCGGGACTGGGTGTATCGTAAATGGGGGTAGGTGGTATAGATAACTCATATCCGCATAAAAAATACGTATTAATGTTTTTGGTATTGCGCTTCGGGGATAAGTCCTTGCCCATGAGGGTTCTTCTCAAGACCCCTCAGGGTCTAAGGGCAGGAGGCTGCGCACTGCCAGTAACGTTCTCCCCCGATATTTATCGGGTGATAACTAACGGGCACTAATAATTCCGCTCCGCGCAGTTTATCCCGCCTTTGGGCGGGGCTTCGGGGTCCCCGCTAAAGCGGGATAAGAAACTCTAATCCCGACAAAGTCGGGAAAGAGATTTCTAATAAGTGCCAGTACGTCGCTATACTCCTACTGGCACTAATTCTCTTGACAAACCAAGTGAAATGTTTAACAATCAAGGTTTTTACGACCACTGCGGAGCGGGCTGTATGAGAGAAATAAAAACCAACATCGTTACCGACGCCGTCCGGAAGCTGTGCATAGACGCCAATTGCCTCATCGGCGATGACGTGCTGGACCTGCTCAAAAAGTCCATCGCCAAAGAGGAATCGCCCACCGGCAAGGAAATCATCCAGCAAATCATAGATAACGACAACCTGGCCAGGGAAAAGATGATTCCGATGTGCCAGGATACGGGCACGGCCGTTATCTTCGTGGAACTGGGCCAGGACGTCCGTATCGACGGCGGCTATCTTTACGATGCCATCAACGAGGGCGTGCGCCAGGGATACAAGGAGGGCTACCTGCGCAAGTCCATCATCTCCGACCCGATCGGGCGCAAGAACACCGGAGATAATACGCCGGCCGTCATCCATACCGAACTGGTCAAGGGCGATAAGCTGAGGATTGATATCCTGCCCAAGGGCGGCGGGAGCGAGAATATGGGCGCGATGATAATGCTGCCGCCTTCGGCCGGGGTCGAGGGCGTTAAGCGGTTCGTGGTGGAGATGGTTAAGAAGGCCGGAGCCAATCCCTGCCCGCCGATTATCGTCGGCGTGGGCGTGGGCAGTAACTTTGACGGGGTGACGGTGCTGGCCAAGCGGGCGCTCCTGCGGCCGGCCGGCTCGGCTAACCCGGACCCGGTCTATGCCAAGCTGGAACAGGAATTATTCACCGAGATAAATAACCTGGGTATCGGCCCGCAGGGATTGGGCGGACGGGTGACCGCGCTGGCCGTTCAGGTGGAATACGGCCCGTGCCATATTACGGCGCTGCCGGTGGCGGTTAATATCAATTGCCATGCGGCGCGGCATAAAACGGTTATTTTATAGTACGCAGATTAACGCAGATTGTTACGGATAATTTTATAATTAATTTTACCACGAAAGCACGAAGGATCTGAGGCACGAAGAATATTTAAACAGGGACTGGACACATTCGCTTTGCTCAGTGTAAATGAGACTAGTAAGAGGCTAAATTAATCTCATAAAAGTCTCTTCAAAGTCACTGTTAATAATAAATAGGGATTGAATAAACTGATTAGAGAATTTAAGATATGAAACTTACGACACCGTTGACCGACGAGGCAGTGGCCAATCTGAAGATTGGCGACAAGGTGCTTCTGTCGGGCGTTATCTATACGGCCCGCGACGCGGCCCATAAGCGCATGGTGGACGATATCAAGGCCGGCAAACCGCCTTTTGACCTTAAGGGCCAGGTGATATATTACGTCGGGCCGACCCCGGAGCGGCCGGGCGAGGTCATCGGCTCGGCCGGGCCGACCACGGCTTACCGGATGGACGCCTACACTCCGTTTCTGCTGGAGCGCGGGCTGAAGGCCACCATCGCCAAGGGCGAGCGGGCTCCGGCCGTGATAGACGCCATGAAGAAATTCAAGGCCGTTTACCTGGTAGCCACCGGCGGCGCGGCCGCTTTGATACGCGGATGCATTAAGAAAGCTCAGGTCATCGCCTACCCGGACCTGGGGCCGGAGGCGGTGCGACGT
This region of Candidatus Brocadiia bacterium genomic DNA includes:
- a CDS encoding fumarate hydratase, which encodes MREIKTNIVTDAVRKLCIDANCLIGDDVLDLLKKSIAKEESPTGKEIIQQIIDNDNLAREKMIPMCQDTGTAVIFVELGQDVRIDGGYLYDAINEGVRQGYKEGYLRKSIISDPIGRKNTGDNTPAVIHTELVKGDKLRIDILPKGGGSENMGAMIMLPPSAGVEGVKRFVVEMVKKAGANPCPPIIVGVGVGSNFDGVTVLAKRALLRPAGSANPDPVYAKLEQELFTEINNLGIGPQGLGGRVTALAVQVEYGPCHITALPVAVNINCHAARHKTVIL
- a CDS encoding Fe-S-containing hydro-lyase is translated as MKLTTPLTDEAVANLKIGDKVLLSGVIYTARDAAHKRMVDDIKAGKPPFDLKGQVIYYVGPTPERPGEVIGSAGPTTAYRMDAYTPFLLERGLKATIAKGERAPAVIDAMKKFKAVYLVATGGAAALIRGCIKKAQVIAYPDLGPEAVRRLEVLDFPLTVANDIHGNDLFKEGVNKYRR